The following proteins are co-located in the Pseudomonas sp. ATCC 13867 genome:
- a CDS encoding co-regulatory protein PtrA N-terminal domain-containing protein, whose protein sequence is MHLFIATLFSVLLFPVPPALADGGGDITFQRMQERAADVSRHG, encoded by the coding sequence ATGCACCTGTTCATCGCCACGCTGTTCTCCGTCCTGTTGTTCCCCGTCCCCCCTGCGCTGGCCGATGGGGGCGGGGATATCACCTTCCAGCGCATGCAGGAGCGCGCCGCCGACGTCAGTCGTCATGGCTGA
- a CDS encoding heavy metal response regulator transcription factor, whose translation MKLLIVEDEPRIGQYLRQGLNEAGFAVDLCQDGDEGLQLALSGEHDLLILDVMLPGRDGWQILQAVRQTGSAVPVLFLTARDAVEDRVRGLEQGADDYLVKPFAFVELLARVRTLLRRGGQQLQETTLQLADLELDLLRRRVQRAGKRIDLTAKEFALLELLLRRSGEVLPKSLIASQVWDMNFDSDTNVIEVAIRRLRAKVDDEFPQRLIHTVRGMGYVLEERDA comes from the coding sequence ATGAAACTCCTGATCGTCGAAGACGAACCCCGCATCGGCCAGTACCTGCGGCAGGGCCTGAACGAAGCCGGCTTCGCCGTGGACCTCTGCCAGGACGGCGACGAAGGCCTGCAACTGGCGCTCTCCGGCGAACACGACCTGCTGATCCTCGATGTCATGCTGCCCGGCCGCGACGGCTGGCAGATCCTCCAGGCCGTGCGCCAGACCGGCAGCGCGGTGCCGGTGCTGTTCCTCACCGCGCGCGATGCGGTGGAAGACCGCGTGCGCGGGCTGGAGCAAGGCGCCGACGACTACCTGGTGAAGCCCTTCGCCTTCGTCGAATTGCTGGCGCGGGTACGCACCCTGCTGCGGCGGGGTGGCCAGCAGTTGCAGGAAACCACCCTGCAACTGGCCGACCTGGAATTGGACCTGCTGCGCCGCCGGGTACAGCGCGCCGGCAAGCGCATCGACCTGACCGCCAAGGAGTTCGCCCTGCTGGAGCTGCTGCTGCGGCGCAGCGGCGAAGTGCTGCCCAAGTCGCTGATCGCCTCGCAGGTCTGGGACATGAACTTCGACAGCGACACCAACGTCATCGAGGTCGCCATCCGCCGCCTGCGCGCCAAGGTCGACGACGAGTTTCCGCAGCGCCTGATCCACACCGTGCGCGGCATGGGCTACGTGCTGGAAGAGCGCGACGCATGA
- a CDS encoding heavy metal sensor histidine kinase has protein sequence MMAARLSLGVRLSLLFAACTAAVSLLAGIVFSRASEAHFVELDLQVMAGKLAIFRDILGNVADPAQLQPHTAELRRELERHPDLGLRLNGADGRAWFEQMPARVMPDSPPAFRELQAPLDAKAPSGPQLTLVLDITHHQHFLQRMQQLIWLTMSLSALATALLGAWAARSSLRPLRRMSEVAARVSAHSLTTRLDASQMPQELRGLAGELNAMLARLEEAFQRLSAFSADIAHELRTPLTGLLTQTQVVLSRSRDLEDYREALHGNLEELERLTAMVNDMLFLAKADHGLLAPHRQKLALAGEVDALLEFYAPLAEERGIRLERQGELQIQGDRPLLRRVLANLLDNALRFTAENGTVRVRLEPGRISVENPGREIPAERLPRLFDRFYRADPARREGQGEHAGLGLAICRSIVRAHGGDIRCESADGWTRFVIEFPR, from the coding sequence ATGATGGCCGCCCGCCTCTCCCTGGGCGTACGCCTGAGCCTGCTGTTCGCCGCCTGCACCGCCGCCGTCTCGCTGCTGGCGGGCATCGTCTTCAGCCGTGCCAGCGAGGCGCATTTCGTCGAGCTGGACCTCCAGGTGATGGCCGGCAAGCTGGCGATCTTCCGCGACATCCTCGGCAACGTCGCCGACCCGGCCCAACTGCAGCCGCACACCGCCGAGCTGCGCCGCGAACTGGAGCGCCATCCCGACCTGGGCCTGCGGCTCAACGGCGCCGACGGCCGGGCCTGGTTCGAACAGATGCCGGCGCGGGTCATGCCCGACAGCCCACCCGCTTTCCGCGAACTGCAGGCGCCGCTGGACGCCAAGGCGCCGAGCGGCCCGCAACTGACCCTGGTGCTCGACATCACCCACCACCAGCACTTCCTGCAACGCATGCAGCAGTTGATCTGGCTGACCATGAGCCTTTCCGCGCTGGCCACCGCACTGCTCGGCGCCTGGGCGGCGCGCAGCAGCCTGCGCCCGTTGCGGCGCATGAGCGAGGTCGCCGCCAGGGTTTCGGCGCACTCGCTGACCACCCGCCTCGACGCCAGCCAGATGCCGCAGGAGCTGCGCGGCCTGGCCGGCGAACTGAACGCCATGCTGGCCCGCCTGGAAGAGGCCTTCCAGCGCCTGTCGGCATTCTCCGCCGATATCGCCCATGAACTGCGCACCCCGCTCACCGGGCTTCTGACCCAGACCCAGGTGGTGCTGTCGCGCTCGCGCGACCTGGAAGACTATCGCGAGGCGCTGCACGGCAATCTGGAAGAGCTGGAGCGGCTGACCGCGATGGTCAACGACATGCTGTTCCTGGCCAAGGCCGACCACGGCCTGCTGGCGCCGCACCGGCAGAAACTGGCGCTGGCCGGGGAGGTGGACGCGTTGCTGGAGTTCTACGCACCGCTGGCCGAGGAACGCGGCATCCGCCTGGAGCGCCAGGGGGAGCTGCAGATCCAGGGCGACCGCCCGCTGCTGCGCCGCGTGCTGGCCAACCTGCTCGACAACGCCCTGCGCTTCACCGCCGAGAACGGTACCGTCCGTGTGCGCCTGGAGCCCGGCCGGATAAGCGTGGAGAACCCCGGCCGGGAGATTCCCGCCGAGCGCCTGCCACGCCTGTTCGACCGTTTCTACCGTGCCGATCCCGCTCGCCGGGAGGGCCAGGGCGAGCACGCCGGGCTGGGGCTGGCGATCTGCCGGTCCATCGTTCGGGCCCACGGCGGGGATATTCGCTGCGAATCGGCGGATGGCTGGACGCGGTTCGTCATCGAATTCCCGCGATAG
- a CDS encoding ABC transporter permease, with product MSHELRANWVALNTIVYREVRRFLRIWPQTLLPPAITMVLYFVIFGNLIGRQIGDMGGFTYMQYIVPGLIMMSVITNSYGNVVSSFFGSKFQRNIEELLVSPVSPHTILLGFVCGGVLRGLAVGLIVTLLSLFFTDLQIHHIGITVLVVVLTAAIFSMGGFVNAVFARNFDDISIIPTFVLTPLTYLGGVFYSITLLPPFWQTVSLANPILHMVNAFRYGILGVSDIRIGTAVIFMLVATVLLYVFCIRLLVSGRGMRQ from the coding sequence ATGAGTCACGAGTTGCGCGCCAACTGGGTCGCCCTCAACACCATCGTCTACCGCGAGGTTCGCCGCTTCCTGCGCATCTGGCCGCAAACCCTGCTGCCGCCGGCGATCACGATGGTTCTGTACTTCGTGATCTTCGGCAACCTGATCGGCCGGCAGATCGGCGACATGGGCGGCTTCACCTACATGCAGTACATCGTGCCGGGCCTGATCATGATGTCGGTGATCACCAACTCCTACGGCAACGTGGTGTCGAGCTTCTTCGGCAGCAAGTTCCAGCGCAACATCGAGGAACTGCTGGTGTCGCCGGTGTCGCCGCACACCATCCTCCTGGGCTTCGTCTGCGGTGGTGTGCTGCGCGGGCTGGCGGTGGGCCTGATCGTCACTCTGCTGTCGCTGTTCTTCACCGACCTGCAGATCCACCACATCGGCATCACCGTGCTGGTGGTGGTGCTGACGGCGGCGATCTTCTCGATGGGCGGCTTCGTCAACGCGGTGTTCGCCCGCAATTTCGACGACATCTCGATCATCCCGACCTTCGTGCTGACGCCGCTGACCTACCTGGGCGGGGTGTTCTACTCGATCACGCTGCTGCCGCCGTTCTGGCAGACCGTGTCGCTGGCCAACCCGATCCTGCACATGGTCAACGCCTTCCGCTACGGCATCCTCGGCGTGTCGGACATCCGCATCGGTACGGCGGTGATCTTCATGCTGGTGGCGACCGTGCTGCTCTACGTGTTCTGCATTCGCCTGCTGGTGAGCGGGCGCGGCATGCGGCAGTGA
- a CDS encoding ABC transporter ATP-binding protein, producing the protein MSSALSIRQLTKTYGNGFQALKGIDLDVAEGDFFALLGPNGAGKSTTIGILSTLVNKTGGTVNVFGHDLDKDPYGLKRCLGVVPQEFNFNQFEKVFDIVVTQAGYYGIPMSVAKGRAEKYLTQLGLWDKRNSASRELSGGMKRRLMIARALIHEPRLLILDEPTAGVDIELRRSMWNFLTELNQDGISIILTTHYLEEAEQLCRNIAIIDHGTIVENTSMRKLLSKLHVETFYLDLKATLSEAPKLDGYPVRLVDDHTLEVQVDKSKGINGLFAQLNAQGLEVLSLRNKSNRLEELFVSLVEKNLSKVAV; encoded by the coding sequence ATGAGTTCCGCGCTGTCCATCCGTCAACTGACGAAGACTTACGGCAACGGCTTCCAGGCCCTCAAGGGCATCGATCTGGACGTCGCCGAAGGCGATTTCTTCGCCTTGCTCGGCCCCAACGGCGCCGGCAAATCCACCACCATCGGCATCCTCTCCACCCTGGTGAACAAGACCGGCGGCACGGTCAACGTATTCGGCCACGACCTGGACAAGGACCCGTATGGCCTCAAGCGCTGCCTGGGCGTGGTGCCCCAGGAGTTCAACTTCAACCAGTTCGAGAAGGTGTTCGACATCGTCGTCACCCAGGCCGGCTACTACGGCATCCCGATGAGCGTGGCCAAGGGCCGTGCCGAGAAGTACCTGACCCAGCTGGGCCTGTGGGACAAGCGCAATTCCGCCTCCCGCGAGTTGTCCGGCGGCATGAAGCGCCGGCTGATGATCGCCCGCGCGCTGATCCATGAACCGCGCCTGCTGATCCTCGACGAACCCACCGCCGGTGTGGACATCGAACTGCGCCGCTCGATGTGGAACTTCCTCACCGAGCTCAACCAGGACGGCATCAGCATCATCCTCACCACGCACTACCTGGAGGAGGCCGAGCAGCTCTGCCGCAACATCGCGATCATCGACCACGGCACCATCGTGGAGAACACCAGCATGCGCAAGCTGCTGAGCAAGCTGCACGTGGAAACCTTCTACCTCGACCTGAAGGCGACCCTGAGCGAGGCGCCGAAGCTCGACGGCTACCCGGTGCGCCTGGTGGACGACCATACCCTGGAGGTCCAGGTGGACAAGTCCAAGGGCATCAACGGCCTGTTCGCCCAGCTCAACGCCCAGGGCCTGGAGGTGCTGAGCCTGCGTAACAAGAGCAACCGCCTGGAGGAGCTGTTCGTGTCGCTGGTGGAGAAGAATCTGTCGAAGGTGGCGGTATGA
- a CDS encoding glutathione S-transferase, with translation MLKIWGRKNSSNVRKALWCAEEAGLAYERIDAGGAFGLVNEAPYRALNPNGVVPTLDDDGFILWESNTIVRYLAARYAPALYPQDPQQRASAEKWMDWTTSSFAGPFRTLFWGTLRTPPEQRDHAAIQAALETCAQLLDIPAQALAKQPYLSGEQFGMGDIPLGSFIYAWFEMPIERPSQPYLEAWYARLKARPAYREAVMTELT, from the coding sequence ATGCTCAAGATCTGGGGCCGGAAAAATTCCTCCAACGTGCGCAAGGCGCTCTGGTGCGCGGAGGAGGCCGGCCTGGCCTATGAGCGGATCGACGCCGGCGGCGCGTTCGGCCTGGTCAACGAGGCGCCGTACCGTGCGCTGAACCCCAACGGCGTGGTGCCGACCCTGGACGACGACGGCTTCATCCTCTGGGAATCCAACACTATCGTCCGCTACCTCGCCGCGCGCTACGCGCCGGCGCTGTACCCGCAGGACCCGCAGCAGCGCGCCAGCGCCGAAAAGTGGATGGACTGGACCACCTCGTCCTTCGCCGGACCGTTCCGCACGCTGTTCTGGGGTACCCTGCGCACGCCGCCGGAGCAGCGCGACCATGCGGCGATCCAGGCGGCGCTCGAGACCTGCGCGCAGCTGCTGGACATCCCGGCACAGGCACTGGCCAAGCAGCCGTACCTCTCTGGCGAACAATTCGGCATGGGTGACATTCCGCTGGGCAGCTTCATCTATGCTTGGTTCGAGATGCCCATCGAGCGCCCTTCGCAGCCGTACCTGGAGGCCTGGTACGCACGCCTGAAGGCGCGCCCGGCCTACCGCGAAGCGGTCATGACCGAACTGACCTGA
- a CDS encoding transglutaminase-like domain-containing protein has protein sequence MQEYLKPSRFVDSDHPGVIEFAENHRGQGGTPLEQAVALYYAVRDRIRYNPYVFSLDPQTLCGSHALQAGQSYCVPKATLLAACARHCGIPARIGLADVKNHLATPRLLELLRSEVFAMHGYTELFLDGRWVKATPAFDIGLCEAFGVLPLEFDGRSDSVFHPFNREGARHMEYLRSHGQFADVPEAFFFGYLQQCYPHLFAGTQEPLAGDMRAEAAKHESNR, from the coding sequence ATGCAGGAATACCTCAAGCCCAGCCGCTTCGTGGATAGTGACCACCCCGGGGTGATCGAGTTCGCGGAAAATCACCGGGGCCAGGGCGGCACGCCGCTGGAGCAGGCGGTAGCGCTCTACTACGCGGTGCGCGACCGGATCCGCTACAACCCCTACGTGTTCAGCCTCGACCCGCAGACCCTGTGCGGCAGCCACGCGCTGCAGGCCGGGCAGTCCTACTGCGTGCCCAAGGCCACCCTGCTGGCGGCCTGCGCCCGGCATTGCGGGATTCCCGCGCGGATCGGCCTGGCCGACGTGAAGAACCACCTGGCCACGCCGCGCCTGCTGGAACTGCTGCGCAGCGAAGTGTTCGCCATGCACGGCTATACCGAGCTGTTCCTCGACGGCCGCTGGGTCAAGGCCACGCCGGCCTTCGACATCGGCCTGTGCGAGGCTTTCGGTGTGCTGCCGCTGGAGTTCGATGGCCGCAGCGACAGCGTGTTCCATCCGTTCAATCGCGAGGGGGCGCGGCATATGGAATACCTGCGCAGCCACGGCCAGTTCGCCGATGTGCCGGAGGCGTTCTTCTTCGGCTACCTGCAGCAGTGCTACCCGCACCTGTTCGCCGGGACACAGGAGCCGCTGGCAGGCGATATGCGTGCCGAGGCGGCCAAGCATGAAAGCAATCGATAG
- a CDS encoding acyl-CoA dehydrogenase: MLLLWLLVLILGVAWLAHRRTAPLKALGLVAGYLVLMSLLSRAHGWMVLFWLLWAVAAMTILAADLRRSLFTSRLFAWFKKTLPPMSDTEREAIEAGTVWWDGQLFSGRPDWGTLLGYPRAQLTEEEQAFVDGPTEQLCALVSDHDIGQRMDLPPEAWAFIKAQGFFGLIIPKEYGGKGFSAFAHSQVVMKLASRSGDLASTVMVPNSLGPAELLLHYGTDAQRQRYLPRLASGEEIPCFALTSPQAGSDAGGMTDIGIVCKGQWNGEEVLGLRLTWEKRYITLGPVATLLGLAFKCHDPDHLLGEEEDLGITLALIPTDTPGVQIGRRHVPLGAAFMNGPNAGKDVFVPLDCIIGGADMIGKGWMMLMNCLSVGRSISLPAVGTSVAKTGSYVSGRYARIREQFNVPLAAFEGIQEALARIGGNAWMMDSARILTASAVDLGEKPSVLSAILKYHLTERGRECIAHAMDIHGGKGIIMGPNNYLGRTWQSAPIFITVEGANILSRNLMIFGQGAIRCHPYVLKEMELASRDDQDQAEREFDDLLLRHTGFAVSNAASSLLLGLGLGSFDQVPGDRVSRPYYRALNRLAAAFALLADVSMMLLGGELKRRERLSARLGDALSHLYLGSAALKRYHDLDNPEYLQPLLRWALEENLCKAEAALAGLIDNFPSRPFACLLRVLVLPLGRRHRGPGDALDAEIAAILGGPQDDPALQAILAGAFLPDDPQDPVGKLGVAYDRLAETAPLQEKLRQALRDGRIVPAAGQSPIDAARDAGVLDASEAQALHEAERARRAVIDVDDFSPEELQGKAD; encoded by the coding sequence ATGCTGTTGCTCTGGTTGCTCGTCCTGATTCTCGGGGTCGCCTGGCTGGCCCATCGACGTACCGCGCCACTCAAGGCCCTCGGCCTGGTCGCCGGCTACCTGGTGCTGATGAGCCTGCTCAGCCGCGCCCACGGCTGGATGGTGCTGTTCTGGCTGCTGTGGGCGGTGGCGGCAATGACCATCCTCGCTGCCGACCTGCGCCGCAGCCTGTTCACCTCGCGGCTGTTCGCCTGGTTCAAGAAGACCCTGCCGCCGATGTCGGACACCGAGCGCGAGGCCATCGAGGCCGGCACGGTCTGGTGGGACGGCCAGTTGTTCAGCGGCCGCCCGGACTGGGGCACCCTGCTCGGCTATCCGCGCGCGCAGCTGACCGAGGAAGAGCAGGCCTTCGTCGACGGCCCCACCGAACAACTCTGCGCCCTGGTCAGCGACCATGACATCGGCCAGCGCATGGACCTGCCGCCGGAAGCCTGGGCGTTCATCAAGGCGCAGGGCTTCTTCGGCCTGATCATCCCGAAGGAATACGGCGGCAAGGGCTTCTCCGCCTTCGCCCACTCGCAGGTGGTGATGAAGCTCGCCAGCCGCAGCGGCGATCTCGCCTCCACCGTGATGGTACCCAACTCCCTGGGCCCGGCCGAACTGCTGCTGCACTACGGCACCGACGCGCAACGCCAGCGCTACCTGCCGCGCCTGGCCAGCGGCGAGGAAATCCCCTGCTTCGCCCTCACCAGCCCGCAGGCCGGCTCCGATGCCGGCGGCATGACCGACATCGGCATCGTCTGCAAAGGCCAGTGGAACGGCGAGGAAGTTCTCGGCCTGCGCCTGACCTGGGAAAAGCGCTACATCACCCTCGGCCCGGTGGCCACCCTCCTCGGCCTGGCCTTCAAGTGCCATGACCCGGACCACCTGCTGGGCGAGGAAGAAGACCTGGGCATCACCCTGGCGCTGATCCCCACCGACACGCCCGGCGTGCAGATCGGCCGCCGTCACGTACCGCTGGGCGCCGCCTTCATGAACGGCCCCAACGCCGGCAAGGACGTGTTCGTGCCGCTAGACTGCATCATTGGCGGTGCGGACATGATCGGCAAAGGCTGGATGATGCTGATGAACTGCCTGTCGGTGGGTCGCTCCATCTCCCTGCCGGCGGTGGGCACCAGCGTGGCCAAGACCGGCAGCTACGTCAGCGGCCGCTACGCGCGCATCCGCGAGCAGTTCAACGTGCCGCTGGCGGCCTTCGAAGGCATCCAGGAAGCCCTCGCGCGCATCGGCGGCAACGCCTGGATGATGGACAGCGCGCGCATCCTCACCGCCAGCGCGGTGGACCTGGGCGAGAAGCCCTCGGTGCTCTCGGCCATCCTCAAGTACCACCTCACCGAGCGCGGCCGCGAGTGCATCGCCCATGCGATGGACATCCACGGTGGCAAGGGCATCATCATGGGCCCGAACAACTACCTGGGACGCACCTGGCAGTCGGCGCCGATCTTCATCACCGTCGAGGGCGCCAACATTCTCTCGCGCAACCTGATGATCTTCGGCCAGGGCGCCATCCGCTGCCATCCGTACGTGCTCAAGGAAATGGAACTGGCGAGCCGCGACGACCAGGACCAGGCCGAGCGCGAGTTCGACGACCTGCTGCTGCGGCACACCGGCTTCGCCGTCAGCAACGCCGCCAGCAGCCTGTTGCTGGGCCTTGGCCTGGGCAGCTTCGACCAGGTGCCGGGCGACCGCGTCAGCCGCCCGTACTACCGCGCGCTCAACCGCCTGGCCGCAGCCTTCGCCCTGCTCGCCGACGTCAGCATGATGTTGCTCGGCGGCGAACTGAAACGCCGCGAACGCTTGTCGGCGCGCCTGGGCGATGCGCTCAGCCACCTGTACCTGGGCTCGGCGGCGCTCAAGCGCTACCACGACCTGGACAACCCGGAATACCTGCAACCGCTGCTGCGCTGGGCGCTGGAGGAAAACCTGTGCAAGGCCGAAGCGGCGCTGGCCGGGTTGATCGACAACTTCCCCAGCCGCCCCTTCGCCTGCCTGCTGCGCGTGCTGGTGCTGCCGCTGGGCCGCCGCCATCGCGGCCCTGGCGACGCCCTGGATGCGGAGATCGCCGCCATCCTCGGCGGACCGCAGGACGACCCGGCGCTGCAGGCGATCCTCGCCGGCGCCTTCCTGCCCGACGACCCGCAGGACCCGGTCGGCAAGCTCGGCGTGGCCTACGACCGGCTCGCCGAGACGGCGCCGCTGCAGGAGAAATTGCGCCAGGCGCTGCGCGACGGCCGCATCGTCCCCGCCGCCGGCCAGTCGCCCATCGACGCTGCGCGCGACGCCGGCGTGCTCGACGCCAGCGAGGCGCAAGCCCTGCACGAAGCCGAACGCGCGCGCCGCGCCGTGATCGACGTGGACGACTTCTCTCCGGAGGAACTGCAGGGCAAGGCCGACTGA
- a CDS encoding PA2816 family glutamine-rich protein, producing MRRSIPLLLAILLAGGAQADPWLYPSRPRPVAPPTPVIDPIQRQQDSLQRQSETRQNELDRQRLQYESQRLQLEQENLRRQQNNQRLQEQRRQLQDQVIQRQQYDQQQWRLDQQQRQLDMQQQQIDNRRRQIQSQPLRR from the coding sequence ATGCGCCGAAGCATCCCCCTGCTGCTGGCGATCCTGCTCGCCGGCGGCGCCCAGGCCGACCCTTGGCTCTATCCCAGCCGGCCACGGCCGGTCGCACCGCCCACGCCGGTCATCGATCCCATCCAGCGACAGCAGGACAGCCTGCAACGGCAGAGCGAGACGCGCCAGAACGAACTGGACCGCCAGCGCCTGCAGTACGAAAGCCAACGGCTGCAACTGGAGCAGGAAAACCTCAGGCGCCAGCAGAATAACCAGCGGCTGCAGGAGCAGCGTCGCCAGTTGCAGGACCAGGTGATCCAGCGCCAGCAGTACGACCAGCAGCAATGGCGCCTGGACCAGCAGCAACGCCAGCTCGACATGCAGCAACAGCAGATCGACAACCGCCGCCGGCAAATCCAGTCGCAACCGCTGCGCCGATAG
- a CDS encoding PA2817 family protein, with the protein MANAYLDHHLALLNHLRTILGALGEAEQVPEENHGLFLERFDELMSELPRDPEGAQYLGQDLISQVFHRYPQIAHLVPRDLLWFFGGDCLHFMPDEELQMYQQLDERRFEAEENGESFDWNREKQILALPDDAPKH; encoded by the coding sequence ATGGCCAACGCCTATCTCGACCACCACCTCGCCCTGCTCAACCACCTGCGCACCATCCTTGGCGCCCTGGGCGAAGCCGAGCAGGTGCCGGAAGAAAACCACGGCCTGTTCCTCGAACGCTTCGATGAACTGATGAGCGAACTGCCCCGTGACCCGGAAGGCGCCCAGTATCTGGGCCAGGATCTGATCAGCCAGGTCTTCCACCGCTACCCGCAGATCGCCCACCTGGTCCCGCGCGACCTGCTGTGGTTCTTTGGCGGCGACTGCCTGCACTTCATGCCCGACGAAGAGCTGCAGATGTATCAGCAACTTGACGAGCGCCGCTTCGAAGCCGAAGAGAACGGCGAGTCTTTCGACTGGAACCGCGAGAAGCAGATACTCGCCCTGCCGGACGACGCGCCGAAGCACTGA